In Asanoa sp. WMMD1127, one genomic interval encodes:
- a CDS encoding DUF4272 domain-containing protein: MSVSAPDPRPIRAASVDELRRLRLPVPPTGYPLVWEPGDAVELRPTGDIEARTAILHLVLARCFGMPPQAAMSWLLTSHLVELVTPPEWQFVVAERGDRRSFVLHHDAIFALAWLLGLSKHLDPTAPTDERLMDALPHLPEGETFRAWRSRILAAPRDAAEAAAMLDFYYCLDWSYLEAERRGMTLPGVIDANAIGQRRWALEWAVVFKGPYHDPPGGWEEVDLST; encoded by the coding sequence GTGTCCGTGTCTGCTCCCGACCCCCGGCCCATCCGGGCTGCCAGCGTCGATGAGCTGCGCCGACTCCGGCTGCCGGTCCCACCGACGGGTTATCCGCTGGTCTGGGAGCCGGGCGACGCCGTCGAGCTGCGGCCCACCGGTGACATCGAGGCCCGCACCGCGATCCTGCACCTCGTGCTGGCCCGCTGCTTCGGCATGCCACCCCAGGCAGCGATGAGCTGGCTGCTCACCTCGCACCTGGTCGAGCTGGTCACGCCGCCGGAGTGGCAGTTCGTGGTGGCCGAGCGGGGCGACCGCCGGTCGTTCGTGCTGCACCACGACGCCATCTTCGCGCTCGCGTGGCTGCTCGGGCTGAGCAAGCACCTCGACCCGACCGCGCCCACCGACGAGCGGTTGATGGATGCGTTGCCGCACCTACCGGAAGGCGAGACATTCCGGGCATGGCGTTCACGGATCCTGGCCGCGCCCCGGGACGCCGCCGAGGCCGCCGCGATGCTCGACTTCTACTACTGCCTCGACTGGAGCTATCTCGAAGCCGAGCGCCGGGGGATGACCCTCCCCGGCGTGATCGACGCCAACGCGATCGGGCAGCGGCGCTGGGCACTGGAGTGGGCCGTCGTCTTCAAGGGGCCCTATCACGACCCACCGGGCGGGTGGGAAGAGGTCGACCTCTCCACCTGA
- a CDS encoding adenosine deaminase yields MVAIGMEEIVKAPKALLHDHLDGGLRPATVVELAADVDHALPTTDPGELGQWFVESADSGSLERYLETFDHTVAVMQTPDALHRVAAECALDLAADGVVYAEVRFAPEQHLERGLTLDGVVEAVLRGFAAGTQEAAAKGQQIRVGTLLTAMRHAARSQEIAELAVRYRDTGVVGFDIAGAEAGFPPTRHLDAFEYLQRENFHFTIHAGEAFGLPSIWQAIQWCGADRLGHGVRLVDDITPGGEPVLGRLAAYVRDKRIPLELCPSSNVQTGAAPSIEQHPIGLLRDLRFRATVNTDNRLMSGTSMSREMALLVDAFGYGWAELQWFTINAMKSAFIPFDERLAIINEVIKPAYAKLA; encoded by the coding sequence ATGGTCGCAATCGGCATGGAAGAGATCGTCAAGGCCCCCAAGGCGCTGCTGCACGACCACCTCGACGGCGGGTTGCGGCCCGCGACGGTCGTCGAGCTGGCCGCCGACGTCGACCACGCCCTGCCCACCACCGATCCGGGCGAGCTGGGCCAGTGGTTCGTCGAGTCGGCCGATTCCGGCTCGCTGGAACGCTACCTGGAGACGTTCGACCACACGGTCGCCGTGATGCAGACCCCCGACGCGCTGCACCGGGTCGCCGCCGAGTGCGCGCTCGACCTGGCCGCCGACGGCGTGGTCTACGCCGAGGTCCGGTTCGCGCCCGAGCAGCACCTCGAGCGGGGGCTGACGCTCGACGGCGTGGTCGAGGCGGTGCTGCGCGGGTTCGCGGCGGGCACGCAGGAGGCCGCCGCCAAGGGTCAGCAGATCCGGGTCGGCACGCTGCTGACCGCGATGCGGCACGCGGCCCGCTCGCAGGAGATCGCCGAGCTGGCGGTCCGCTACCGCGACACCGGCGTGGTCGGCTTCGACATCGCCGGCGCGGAGGCCGGCTTCCCGCCCACCCGGCACCTGGACGCGTTCGAATACCTGCAGCGGGAGAACTTCCACTTCACCATCCACGCGGGCGAGGCGTTCGGCCTGCCGTCGATCTGGCAGGCCATCCAGTGGTGCGGCGCCGACCGGCTGGGGCACGGCGTGCGGCTGGTCGACGACATCACGCCCGGCGGCGAGCCGGTGCTCGGGCGGCTGGCGGCCTACGTGCGTGACAAGCGGATCCCGCTCGAGCTGTGCCCGTCGTCCAACGTGCAGACCGGCGCGGCCCCGTCGATCGAGCAGCACCCCATCGGCCTGCTCCGCGACCTGCGCTTCCGGGCCACCGTCAACACCGACAACCGGCTGATGAGCGGCACCTCGATGTCGCGGGAGATGGCGCTGCTGGTCGATGCGTTCGGTTACGGCTGGGCCGAGCTGCAGTGGTTCACCATCAACGCCATGAAGAGCGCCTTCATCCCGTTCGACGAGCGGCTCGCCATCATCAATGAGGTGATCAAGCCGGCGTACGCGAAATTGGCGTGA
- a CDS encoding DUF742 domain-containing protein — MTDRDEPTGALVRPYAVTRGRTRPRLEIALEALVETTVRGRTANSTKGGHGREHQYIAALCDGRLQSLAEIAARMQLPLGVARVLIADMAADGLVAVYEPTSLEDTNDAVGTELLERVLSGLRRL; from the coding sequence ATGACCGACAGGGACGAGCCGACCGGCGCGTTGGTGCGGCCGTACGCCGTCACCCGCGGCCGCACCCGGCCCCGGCTCGAGATCGCCCTCGAGGCACTCGTCGAGACGACGGTCCGTGGCCGGACAGCCAACTCCACCAAGGGTGGGCACGGTCGCGAGCACCAATACATCGCCGCGTTGTGCGACGGCCGGTTGCAGTCGCTCGCGGAGATCGCGGCCCGGATGCAGCTCCCACTGGGTGTTGCCCGGGTCCTGATCGCCGACATGGCCGCCGACGGGCTCGTCGCGGTCTACGAACCGACCTCACTGGAAGACACGAACGATGCGGTGGGCACTGAACTGCTGGAGAGGGTGCTGAGTGGACTTCGCAGGCTCTGA
- a CDS encoding ATP/GTP-binding protein, translating to MDFAGSDVTHRPSAGRVTSAKIVIAGGFGVGKTTLVGSVSEITPLTTEAIMTSAGVGVDDTRQVPGKTTTTVAMDFGRITIDRDLILYLFGTPGQTRFWFMWDELVRGAIGAIVLVDTRRLADCFAAIDFFEHRRLPYLVAINCFDGVQYHDPQDVRDALAISSDVPVVACDARNRESTKHVLISLVEYVLSMRRSRAVAPA from the coding sequence GTGGACTTCGCAGGCTCTGACGTGACGCACCGCCCGAGCGCTGGTCGTGTGACGTCGGCGAAGATTGTCATCGCCGGCGGATTCGGCGTCGGCAAGACCACGCTGGTCGGGTCGGTGTCCGAGATCACGCCGCTGACCACCGAGGCCATCATGACCTCGGCCGGCGTCGGCGTCGACGACACCCGGCAGGTGCCGGGCAAGACGACGACGACCGTCGCGATGGACTTCGGCCGCATCACGATCGACCGTGACCTGATCCTCTACCTGTTCGGCACACCCGGCCAGACCCGGTTCTGGTTCATGTGGGACGAGCTGGTTCGAGGCGCGATCGGGGCGATCGTGCTGGTCGACACCCGTCGACTAGCCGACTGCTTCGCCGCGATCGACTTCTTCGAGCATCGCCGCCTGCCCTACCTGGTGGCGATCAACTGCTTCGACGGCGTGCAATACCACGACCCCCAGGACGTGCGCGACGCCCTCGCGATCTCCAGCGACGTCCCGGTCGTGGCCTGCGACGCCCGCAACCGCGAGTCGACGAAGCACGTGCTGATCAGCCTCGTGGAATACGTGCTCAGCATGCGCCGGTCGCGCGCGGTCGCCCCGGCCTGA
- a CDS encoding putative RNA methyltransferase, with translation MNRDVVAHLRCPVCRETLDAPDARTLRCPRGHSFDLARQGYADLSAGRSPHSGDTAEMVAARDTFLAAGHYAFVSAALTEAAAGARGLVVDVGGGTGAHLATVLDHDPGLIGLVLDASKPALRRAARAHERAGAVRADAWGRLPLADHDTAVLLDVFAPRNGAEFHRVLRPDGRLLVVTPEPDHLSELVTGLGLLRVDPAKEERLAASLDTHFTLLRRRSLRATMRLDRAEVATVVGMGPSAWHRDAATIDLPTPVEVTAAVRLDVYRPRPESPQVERSTSSHPPGGS, from the coding sequence ATGAACCGTGACGTTGTGGCGCACCTGCGTTGTCCGGTGTGCCGCGAAACACTCGACGCCCCCGACGCCCGGACGCTGCGCTGCCCGCGGGGCCACAGCTTCGACCTGGCCCGACAGGGGTACGCGGACCTCAGCGCGGGCCGTTCGCCCCACAGCGGTGACACCGCCGAGATGGTCGCCGCCCGCGACACGTTCCTCGCGGCAGGGCACTACGCGTTCGTCTCCGCGGCCCTGACCGAGGCGGCCGCCGGCGCGCGTGGGCTCGTGGTCGACGTCGGCGGTGGCACCGGCGCGCATCTGGCGACGGTGCTCGACCACGACCCCGGGCTGATCGGCCTCGTGCTCGACGCGTCGAAGCCGGCGCTGCGCCGGGCCGCCCGGGCCCACGAGCGGGCCGGCGCGGTGCGGGCCGACGCGTGGGGCCGGTTGCCGCTGGCCGACCACGACACGGCGGTGCTGCTCGACGTGTTCGCGCCGCGCAACGGCGCCGAGTTCCACCGGGTGCTGCGGCCCGACGGCCGGCTGCTGGTGGTCACTCCCGAGCCCGACCACCTGAGCGAGCTGGTGACGGGGCTGGGCCTGCTGCGCGTCGACCCGGCCAAGGAGGAGCGGCTGGCGGCCAGCCTGGACACTCACTTCACGCTGCTGCGGCGGCGTTCGCTGCGGGCCACCATGCGGCTGGACCGGGCCGAGGTCGCGACCGTGGTCGGCATGGGCCCGAGCGCCTGGCACCGCGACGCGGCGACCATCGACCTTCCCACCCCGGTCGAGGTGACCGCCGCGGTCCGCTTGGACGTGTACCGCCCACGGCCGGAGAGCCCTCAGGTGGAGAGGTCGACCTCTTCCCACCCGCCCGGTGGGTCGTGA
- a CDS encoding ABC transporter substrate-binding protein, whose product MSKPALSRVQLSRRGLLVATAGTLFTAACGADDERDSPGPTTRGSEELIIGASLELTGPGSAHGVLQERALRITVDTLNEEGVPVGNLRRRIKMIYRDNGSRPETAAQQATELIQKENVHAMLGGILAETSLAMLNVAQKEQVPFISLGSADGIVTPLTARTYIYKLQPNAEDVARAMVDLRNNLPEKDRPTKLGVIYADGAYGAAGIAALRRAFGNNLIESQLPNTGNNVTSAVRKVTNERPDAIIIWAQAPDSGAAAQAARDSSFEGMFIFDPGAVADDTLAGDNEIAVRGAYAIHPASLAGTSLTDTTMADLDRRDFIYRYIQKHGAFRGFAPYTSDAVRLIANAARLGRSVDRGRIRVYLENLITEGIAGSYDFQPIKHGGMTADSLAVFQVVENAWIRVS is encoded by the coding sequence ATGTCGAAGCCGGCGCTCAGCCGGGTCCAGCTGTCCCGGCGCGGTCTCCTCGTCGCCACGGCCGGCACCCTGTTCACCGCCGCCTGCGGTGCCGATGACGAGCGCGACAGCCCCGGCCCCACCACGCGCGGCTCCGAGGAGCTCATCATCGGCGCCAGCCTGGAGCTGACCGGCCCCGGCTCCGCGCACGGCGTGCTGCAGGAGCGGGCGCTGCGGATCACCGTCGACACGCTCAACGAAGAGGGCGTGCCCGTCGGCAACCTGCGCCGCCGGATCAAGATGATCTATCGCGACAACGGCAGCCGGCCCGAGACCGCCGCGCAGCAGGCGACGGAGCTCATCCAGAAGGAGAACGTGCACGCGATGCTCGGCGGCATCCTGGCCGAGACCTCGCTGGCGATGCTGAACGTCGCGCAGAAGGAGCAGGTCCCCTTCATCTCGCTGGGTTCCGCCGACGGCATCGTCACGCCGCTGACCGCGCGCACCTACATCTACAAGCTGCAGCCCAACGCCGAAGACGTGGCGCGGGCGATGGTCGACCTGCGCAACAACCTGCCCGAGAAGGACCGCCCGACCAAACTCGGCGTGATCTACGCCGACGGGGCCTACGGCGCGGCCGGCATCGCCGCTCTGCGCAGGGCCTTCGGCAACAATCTCATCGAGTCACAGCTGCCGAACACGGGCAACAACGTCACCTCGGCGGTCCGCAAGGTGACCAACGAGAGGCCGGACGCCATCATCATCTGGGCCCAGGCGCCCGACTCCGGCGCCGCGGCGCAGGCGGCCCGCGACTCCAGCTTCGAGGGCATGTTCATCTTCGACCCGGGCGCGGTGGCCGACGACACGCTCGCCGGCGACAACGAGATCGCCGTCCGGGGCGCCTACGCGATCCACCCGGCCTCGCTCGCCGGCACGTCGCTGACCGACACGACGATGGCCGACCTCGACCGGCGTGACTTCATTTACCGCTACATCCAGAAGCACGGTGCGTTCCGGGGCTTCGCGCCCTACACCTCCGACGCCGTGCGCCTGATCGCCAACGCCGCCCGCCTGGGTCGCAGCGTCGACCGGGGCCGCATCCGGGTCTACCTGGAAAACCTCATCACCGAGGGCATCGCCGGCTCCTACGACTTCCAGCCGATCAAGCACGGTGGCATGACCGCCGACTCGCTGGCGGTCTTCCAGGTCGTCGAGAACGCCTGGATCCGCGTCAGCTGA
- a CDS encoding sensor histidine kinase: MSKRPKTANSFMSRLRRPAGRLRDLPIWSKLGLIMIVPTLATIVVGTNGLIDHIETSENADQARDLAVVVEASGDLVQNLQNERAAAAMLLGAESESKTAQAKYRSAFEASSQAVDRVVNNYSTQRASLNDLPGNFVGTLGQIDDGLQGLPGVRSQVTGGKFAFTDAARAYNALVDNLLNLRDGAAQLAANTSLSERMRAVAAVARQKEFLSQERLVVLQAYSAGAMNQNLKKEFIASQTGQLQASETFLSVATVTEEEQYNQTVAGSDLRSSTAFAGWVTGNMPSDGQLGNAPFTIDSWDSALLGHSRLIRSVERRFDNSVVDVATTLRDDVQRQVLIETGLLLAMLLLAILFAWLVARSMARSLRELRHGALAVAQYGLPQAVSRLRDPALSTQMSPAQLANQIAEPLPVRSKDEFGQVTEAFNAVHLEAVRTAAEQAALRASVGTMFVNLARRSQILVDRLIGHLDRLERGEEDPDRLAELFQLDHLATRMRRNDENLLVLAGADSTRIQREPAALIDVLRAAQSEVEHYTRIEFGVIDRDIEVAAHAVNDLVHLVAELFDNATAFSPPDSHVMVEARRIGEHAVLYVEDRGIGITPDQLNDINERLATPPMVDVAVSRMMGLVVVARLAARHGVKVELRPAADRGTVADVSLPTSVLVPRALAGRGPQAGAFEVPVQQPPAQVARSPFPAPLALESGPVARPDRDLAGAGAGGGLASAFGGNRPGDAHTNGFNGANGNGNGRSGAAMPAWSDLTGAGPQGGRGDDPFGGPRGGNGQRHDPLPQRRASDGWAMEGEVTAGPQSPAIPRQTPRDDVASPFSAPPVISVPPVISVPPSSSPSSAPRQPEPWEQGGPTLPPSAPAGPPIAMPDSPIVPGRSGGLPGRQPGQPTGPSVPLRQPQAMTPPPASAPPAAPPQASPAAPYGLAGAGTPAGGQAPPAWPPVAAEPQPAADHLSAGLDMTAELPRVERPAAAEAASAQPAVPPIIPATNKARFADETMELPIFRELESAWFRTRRSAAEESSLTPTPSAAAAPAAAAPAATAAPAPADARVGAAGAPTQQFATVEASQRLTSSPQSRTAPPAASPVGGGGLGGGGLGSGLPTRPTAPSGPAPSGPPPSGPPAQQPSGLSGNGNGAARRPEPESWQTAADEGWRAASAVSDMQVNETTQAGLPKRVPMAQLVPGGVDKAASNVQKRTPEAVRGLLSAYHRGVQRGRTQPKDETSDTTPAGQPSQAGHGPGAGSGQKEHER, from the coding sequence GTGAGCAAGCGGCCGAAGACGGCGAATTCCTTCATGTCGCGTCTCCGCCGGCCAGCCGGCCGGCTACGTGATCTGCCGATCTGGTCGAAGCTCGGCCTCATCATGATCGTGCCGACCCTGGCGACGATCGTGGTTGGCACCAACGGCCTGATCGATCACATCGAGACGTCGGAGAACGCGGACCAGGCACGTGACCTCGCCGTGGTGGTGGAAGCGTCCGGGGATCTCGTCCAGAACCTGCAGAACGAGCGGGCCGCGGCGGCGATGCTGCTGGGTGCCGAGTCCGAGTCGAAGACGGCGCAGGCCAAATACCGCTCCGCCTTCGAGGCCTCGTCGCAGGCGGTCGACCGCGTGGTCAACAACTACTCGACGCAGCGGGCCTCCCTCAACGACCTGCCCGGCAACTTCGTCGGCACGCTCGGTCAGATCGACGACGGCCTGCAGGGCCTCCCGGGCGTCCGCAGTCAGGTGACCGGCGGCAAGTTCGCCTTCACGGACGCGGCCCGGGCCTACAACGCGCTCGTCGACAACCTGCTCAACCTCCGTGACGGCGCCGCCCAGCTGGCCGCCAACACGTCACTGAGCGAGCGGATGCGGGCGGTGGCCGCCGTCGCGCGCCAGAAGGAGTTCCTCTCGCAGGAGCGGCTCGTCGTGCTCCAGGCCTACAGCGCCGGCGCGATGAACCAGAACCTGAAGAAGGAGTTCATCGCCTCGCAGACCGGCCAGCTGCAGGCCTCCGAGACGTTCCTGTCGGTCGCCACGGTGACCGAGGAAGAGCAATACAACCAGACGGTGGCCGGCTCCGACCTGCGGTCGTCGACCGCGTTCGCTGGCTGGGTCACCGGCAACATGCCCAGCGACGGCCAGCTCGGCAACGCGCCGTTCACGATCGACTCGTGGGACAGCGCGCTGCTCGGCCACAGCCGGTTGATCCGCAGCGTCGAGCGCCGCTTCGACAACTCCGTGGTCGATGTCGCCACCACCCTGCGTGACGACGTGCAGCGCCAGGTCCTCATCGAGACCGGCCTGCTGCTCGCCATGCTGCTGCTGGCCATCCTGTTCGCCTGGTTGGTCGCCCGGTCGATGGCGCGGTCGCTGCGTGAGCTGCGGCACGGCGCGCTCGCGGTCGCCCAGTACGGCCTGCCGCAGGCGGTGTCCCGACTGCGTGACCCGGCGCTGTCCACCCAGATGTCGCCGGCCCAGCTGGCCAACCAGATCGCCGAGCCGCTGCCCGTCCGCAGCAAGGACGAGTTCGGCCAGGTGACCGAGGCGTTCAACGCGGTCCACCTCGAGGCCGTCCGCACCGCGGCCGAGCAGGCCGCCCTGCGCGCCTCCGTCGGCACGATGTTCGTCAACCTCGCCCGCCGTTCGCAGATCCTGGTCGACCGGCTGATCGGCCACCTCGACCGGCTCGAGCGCGGTGAGGAAGACCCGGACCGCCTGGCCGAGCTGTTCCAGCTCGACCACCTGGCCACCCGGATGCGCCGCAACGACGAAAACCTCCTGGTGCTCGCCGGCGCCGACTCGACCCGTATCCAGCGGGAGCCGGCCGCCCTGATCGACGTGCTGCGCGCCGCGCAGTCCGAGGTCGAGCACTACACCCGGATCGAGTTCGGGGTCATCGACCGCGACATCGAGGTCGCCGCCCACGCGGTCAACGACCTCGTCCACCTGGTCGCCGAGCTGTTCGACAACGCGACCGCGTTCTCCCCGCCGGACTCGCACGTCATGGTCGAGGCCCGCCGGATCGGCGAGCACGCCGTGCTCTACGTCGAGGACCGCGGCATCGGCATCACGCCCGACCAGCTCAACGACATCAACGAGCGGCTCGCCACGCCACCGATGGTCGACGTGGCGGTCTCCCGGATGATGGGCCTCGTCGTGGTCGCCCGGCTCGCCGCGCGGCACGGCGTCAAGGTCGAGCTCCGGCCCGCCGCCGACCGCGGCACCGTCGCCGACGTCTCGCTGCCCACCTCGGTCCTGGTGCCCCGGGCGCTGGCCGGTCGTGGCCCGCAGGCCGGCGCCTTCGAGGTGCCGGTGCAGCAGCCGCCGGCCCAGGTCGCCCGCTCGCCGTTCCCCGCGCCGCTGGCGCTGGAGAGCGGCCCGGTGGCCCGGCCCGACCGCGACCTGGCCGGTGCCGGCGCGGGTGGCGGCCTCGCCAGCGCGTTCGGCGGCAACCGGCCGGGCGACGCGCACACCAACGGCTTCAACGGCGCCAACGGCAACGGCAACGGTCGCTCCGGCGCCGCGATGCCGGCGTGGTCCGACCTCACCGGCGCCGGCCCGCAGGGCGGCCGCGGTGACGACCCGTTCGGTGGTCCGCGCGGCGGCAACGGCCAGCGCCACGACCCGCTGCCGCAGCGCCGGGCGAGCGACGGCTGGGCGATGGAGGGCGAGGTGACCGCGGGTCCGCAGTCGCCGGCCATCCCGCGCCAGACCCCGCGCGACGACGTGGCCTCGCCGTTCTCGGCGCCGCCGGTCATCTCCGTGCCGCCGGTCATCTCGGTGCCGCCGTCGTCGAGCCCCTCGTCCGCACCGCGCCAGCCCGAGCCGTGGGAGCAGGGCGGCCCGACGCTGCCGCCGAGCGCGCCCGCCGGCCCGCCGATCGCGATGCCCGACAGCCCGATCGTTCCCGGCCGCTCCGGTGGTCTGCCCGGTCGCCAGCCGGGTCAGCCGACCGGTCCGAGCGTGCCGCTGCGCCAGCCGCAGGCCATGACGCCGCCGCCGGCGTCGGCCCCGCCGGCCGCTCCGCCGCAGGCCAGCCCCGCGGCGCCCTACGGTCTCGCGGGCGCCGGCACCCCGGCCGGTGGCCAGGCGCCGCCGGCTTGGCCGCCGGTCGCGGCCGAGCCTCAGCCGGCCGCCGACCACCTGTCGGCCGGCCTCGACATGACCGCCGAGCTGCCCCGGGTCGAGCGCCCGGCGGCCGCCGAGGCGGCATCGGCCCAGCCCGCCGTCCCGCCGATCATCCCGGCCACCAACAAGGCCCGGTTCGCCGACGAGACGATGGAGCTGCCGATCTTCCGCGAGCTGGAGTCGGCGTGGTTCCGCACCCGCCGGTCCGCCGCGGAGGAGTCCTCGCTCACGCCGACGCCGAGCGCCGCCGCCGCCCCCGCGGCTGCCGCGCCGGCAGCCACCGCGGCGCCGGCGCCCGCCGACGCCCGGGTGGGCGCCGCCGGCGCGCCGACGCAGCAGTTCGCCACCGTCGAGGCCAGCCAGCGGCTCACCAGCTCGCCGCAGTCGCGCACGGCGCCGCCGGCGGCCAGTCCGGTCGGTGGCGGCGGCCTGGGCGGCGGCGGTCTGGGCAGCGGCCTGCCGACGCGCCCGACGGCGCCGAGCGGTCCGGCGCCGAGTGGCCCGCCGCCGAGCGGTCCGCCGGCCCAGCAGCCCAGCGGCCTGTCCGGCAACGGCAACGGTGCCGCCCGTCGGCCCGAGCCCGAGTCGTGGCAGACGGCCGCTGACGAGGGGTGGCGGGCAGCGTCCGCCGTCTCCGACATGCAAGTGAACGAAACCACGCAGGCCGGCCTGCCCAAGCGGGTTCCGATGGCGCAGCTCGTGCCGGGCGGGGTCGACAAGGCGGCTTCCAACGTGCAGAAGCGCACGCCGGAAGCGGTACGCGGGCTGCTCTCGGCCTACCACCGAGGTGTGCAGCGCGGTCGCACCCAGCCCAAGGACGAAACTTCGGATACGACTCCGGCCGGGCAGCCCTCCCAAGCTGGCCACGGTCCGGGTGCCGGGAGCGGTCAGAAGGAGCACGAACGATGA
- a CDS encoding roadblock/LC7 domain-containing protein: MTTTQDLGWLLANFADRVPGVAHAIAVSADGLLLASSRDLPRDRADQLAAISSGLVSLTQGAARCFEGGAVLQNVVEMDNGFLFLMSISDGSSFAVLAARSCDVGQVGYEMALLVDRVGDALTPAPRTAAGMLG, from the coding sequence ATGACAACCACGCAAGATCTCGGCTGGCTGCTCGCCAACTTCGCCGACCGCGTACCGGGTGTCGCACACGCGATCGCGGTCTCGGCCGACGGTCTGCTCCTCGCATCGTCGCGGGACCTGCCGCGCGACCGGGCCGACCAGCTGGCGGCGATCTCGTCCGGCCTGGTCAGCCTGACCCAGGGCGCGGCGCGGTGCTTCGAAGGCGGCGCCGTCCTGCAGAACGTGGTCGAGATGGACAACGGCTTCCTGTTCCTGATGTCGATCTCGGACGGTTCGTCGTTCGCGGTCCTGGCCGCCCGCAGCTGCGACGTGGGCCAGGTCGGCTACGAGATGGCGCTGCTGGTCGACCGGGTCGGCGACGCGCTGACACCGGCGCCGCGCACCGCCGCGGGCATGCTCGGCTAG